A section of the Bacillus sp. HSf4 genome encodes:
- a CDS encoding phage major capsid protein: protein MRNQDIIQKAEMSLASLKSGGLMNPAQASAFIRMVQNTPTIFNESRVIQMESDSQKFEKIGFGQRILRAADEGKTLTDDQLTVPVTSTVQLNTKEVIAEVNITYDTLENNIEKDGLTNTLMQMLAERAAVDIEELIVNGDVTSSDPYLAQLDGIRKQSVSHIVDAGGEQISRQLFKQGLKAVPAKYMRVPQEFRFYTSIGQEVEWKDRVADRQTNLGDAAVQGGLSTAFGVPVKGVSNIQPYTYGEGDAAGEASDIILTHPKNIILGFSRNIRIEVDKDIRARKFIIVLTAKLDSKFEEEDAVAKIMNVKE from the coding sequence ATGAGAAACCAAGATATTATTCAGAAAGCTGAAATGTCGCTTGCATCGCTGAAAAGCGGAGGATTGATGAATCCGGCGCAGGCTTCCGCATTTATTCGCATGGTGCAAAATACGCCGACGATTTTCAATGAATCACGCGTCATCCAAATGGAGAGCGATTCACAGAAATTTGAAAAAATCGGATTCGGCCAGCGAATTTTAAGGGCAGCCGATGAAGGAAAAACACTGACTGATGATCAATTAACCGTTCCTGTGACAAGCACCGTGCAGCTGAACACGAAAGAAGTCATCGCAGAAGTCAATATTACGTATGACACGCTTGAAAACAACATCGAAAAAGACGGTCTTACAAATACGCTGATGCAAATGCTGGCCGAACGGGCCGCCGTCGATATCGAAGAACTGATTGTCAACGGTGATGTCACATCGTCCGATCCGTATCTCGCCCAGCTTGACGGCATCAGGAAGCAGTCCGTTTCCCACATCGTCGATGCCGGAGGCGAACAAATCAGCCGCCAGCTTTTTAAACAGGGGCTCAAAGCAGTACCTGCGAAATACATGCGCGTTCCCCAAGAATTCAGGTTCTATACATCGATCGGTCAGGAAGTGGAATGGAAGGACCGCGTCGCAGACCGGCAGACCAATCTCGGGGATGCGGCCGTTCAAGGCGGGCTGTCAACCGCATTCGGCGTGCCAGTAAAAGGGGTATCAAACATTCAGCCGTATACCTATGGGGAAGGGGATGCAGCAGGAGAAGCTTCGGACATCATTTTGACGCATCCGAAAAATATTATTCTCGGTTTCTCGCGGAATATCAGAATCGAAGTTGATAAAGACATTCGCGCCCGCAAATTTATCATCGTCCTGACTGCAAAACTGGACAGCAAATTCGAAGAAGAAGATGCCGTGGCAAAAATCATGAATGTGAAAGAGTAG
- a CDS encoding XkdF-like putative serine protease domain-containing protein — MPRELKNAKINFVSYVDKAANQKRFFLTKSKQTPTFQKEVKLIAKAEDEKKLVYGVVYEPNVIDAHQDFMTAEEIQKAAHGFLKDARKIDKDHNFQGGVGEVVESYIAPADFEVNGETIAKGSWVLVTKACDEVWEQIKKGEITGYSMAGTAETLDHQSAPGEKNDEAGSFIQMFKHIFAGNKQKTGEGEKEMKRAEVQGTIESVLAPLLKRLDALEEQTEANENQEQSDIDKHVKDIVQKMLEPLIARIEALEKTRGASKQTADEKGEAEEVKKSIWSGLL; from the coding sequence GTGCCGAGAGAGCTGAAAAATGCAAAAATCAATTTCGTCAGTTATGTCGACAAGGCAGCCAACCAAAAGAGATTCTTTTTAACCAAATCAAAGCAAACGCCGACCTTTCAAAAGGAAGTCAAGCTGATCGCAAAAGCGGAGGATGAAAAAAAGCTCGTCTACGGTGTGGTCTATGAACCGAATGTCATCGATGCCCACCAAGATTTCATGACGGCTGAGGAAATCCAAAAAGCGGCTCACGGTTTTCTGAAAGACGCCCGCAAGATTGACAAAGACCACAATTTTCAGGGCGGTGTCGGCGAAGTTGTCGAATCCTATATCGCTCCGGCCGATTTTGAAGTGAACGGCGAAACGATTGCCAAAGGCTCTTGGGTTCTGGTCACAAAAGCGTGTGATGAAGTCTGGGAGCAGATCAAAAAAGGAGAAATAACAGGCTACAGCATGGCCGGCACCGCTGAAACGCTTGACCATCAATCAGCACCCGGCGAAAAAAACGATGAGGCGGGCAGCTTCATTCAGATGTTTAAGCATATTTTCGCAGGAAATAAACAAAAAACGGGAGAGGGAGAAAAAGAAATGAAACGAGCAGAAGTCCAGGGAACGATCGAATCTGTCTTGGCCCCGCTTCTTAAGCGCCTTGACGCATTGGAAGAACAGACGGAAGCAAACGAAAATCAAGAGCAATCAGACATTGACAAACATGTGAAAGACATCGTCCAAAAAATGCTCGAACCCCTTATTGCACGCATTGAAGCACTGGAGAAGACGAGAGGCGCTTCAAAGCAGACGGCAGATGAAAAAGGCGAAGCAGAAGAAGTGAAAAAATCGATTTGGAGCGGACTGCTTTAA
- a CDS encoding ATP-binding protein → MGRRTIDDVMKELRKKSRSLQAAKPDEFAGKRFDCPMCKDELGFIERRGDTEVWVACPCRERRRAQRLLKSSEITEAFKTLSFEHFKTEGKHPSVQDAYDCALEYGQAYPEIRTSRRNSIALLGRPGSGKTHLLTAAANHLMQKLYVPVLYFPFVEGFNDLKRDFALLEDKLNRMKRVEVLFLDDLFKPAGGKPRATEWQIEQTYAVVNYRYLNHKPILLSSELDIEEIIAIDEALGTRLVEMCRDFLVILKGNAFDINHRLEGML, encoded by the coding sequence ATGGGCAGACGCACGATCGACGATGTCATGAAAGAACTGAGAAAAAAAAGCCGTTCATTACAGGCGGCCAAACCGGACGAATTCGCCGGCAAACGGTTTGACTGCCCCATGTGCAAAGACGAACTCGGGTTTATCGAGCGGCGCGGAGATACGGAAGTATGGGTGGCATGCCCCTGCAGAGAACGGCGCAGGGCGCAAAGGCTTTTAAAGTCCAGTGAGATTACCGAAGCATTTAAAACCCTCAGTTTTGAACATTTTAAGACCGAAGGCAAGCATCCGTCTGTACAAGACGCTTATGATTGTGCCCTTGAATATGGACAAGCTTATCCGGAGATTCGAACAAGCCGGAGAAACAGCATCGCGCTTTTAGGACGTCCGGGATCGGGAAAAACCCATTTGCTTACGGCGGCAGCCAATCATCTGATGCAGAAGCTTTATGTGCCGGTCCTTTATTTCCCTTTTGTCGAAGGATTCAACGATTTAAAACGGGACTTTGCATTGCTTGAGGATAAGCTAAACAGGATGAAGCGAGTTGAAGTTCTGTTTCTCGATGATTTGTTCAAGCCTGCCGGCGGTAAGCCCAGGGCAACGGAATGGCAGATTGAACAAACCTATGCGGTCGTCAATTACAGATATTTGAACCATAAGCCGATTTTGCTTTCAAGCGAGCTTGATATAGAAGAAATCATCGCGATTGATGAAGCGCTCGGTACAAGGCTTGTAGAAATGTGCCGGGACTTTCTCGTCATCCTGAAAGGGAACGCTTTCGACATCAATCATAGACTGGAGGGAATGCTTTAA
- a CDS encoding XtrA/YqaO family protein, with protein MKHPTQIRSLEETSLASRITKGKVTVIVLDGVKGTAWQTEAPEHGKTVVETRKGDLARVDFEIGYKL; from the coding sequence ATGAAACACCCGACACAAATCCGTTCCTTAGAGGAGACATCTCTCGCAAGCCGCATCACAAAGGGGAAGGTGACGGTGATCGTCCTTGACGGAGTCAAAGGAACGGCATGGCAGACTGAAGCCCCGGAGCACGGAAAAACGGTTGTGGAAACGCGAAAAGGAGACCTGGCCAGGGTCGATTTTGAAATCGGATATAAACTTTAG
- a CDS encoding DUF3199 family protein: protein MLITPDDIIQYSVFEAVKKRSPELLRQDILEAEADVRQITGHLFTDVTYQPLPDKARLALLKLAQYHALKNGDESFMKGYQSEKLGDYSYTLSGGGGMVKPDVYKLLEEYISDYESARFKVRAI from the coding sequence ATGCTGATCACACCTGATGATATCATCCAGTATTCCGTGTTTGAGGCTGTGAAAAAACGTTCTCCCGAGTTGCTGCGCCAGGATATTCTCGAAGCCGAAGCAGATGTCAGACAGATCACGGGCCACCTTTTCACTGATGTGACATATCAGCCGCTGCCGGACAAAGCAAGGCTCGCGTTGCTGAAGCTGGCGCAGTATCATGCGTTAAAAAACGGTGATGAGTCATTCATGAAGGGCTATCAATCCGAGAAGTTAGGAGACTATTCTTATACCCTCTCCGGCGGCGGGGGCATGGTGAAGCCGGATGTTTACAAACTTCTTGAAGAATATATTTCCGATTACGAATCCGCCCGCTTCAAGGTGCGTGCGATATGA
- a CDS encoding ArsR family transcriptional regulator, protein MTEKSYPFPIYSGILNRKHYDKIGSAIWLFLWCISSTTKEIEKEDITWGIVLGNKPLKASELAAVFGVNEKTIRRWLSQLEQSGYIAVTRAPYGLILSVRHSKKWLARNVRSQSAERTNESSDTGKPVRSNQDVIQMKTKQKQIQAVAERFAALRSLQEGRDVRPAQRDYEAIARIVARGVSLPQTIKWLEQCFLEYEERRKSKQETIKVFSYCEKYILDRLQESGAGTRSRRENNGQTHDRRCHERTEKKKPFITGGQTGRIRRQTV, encoded by the coding sequence ATGACTGAAAAAAGTTACCCGTTCCCGATTTATTCAGGCATTTTAAACCGGAAGCATTACGACAAAATCGGCAGCGCCATCTGGCTGTTTTTATGGTGCATCAGTTCAACGACGAAAGAAATTGAAAAAGAAGACATCACATGGGGAATTGTGCTCGGAAATAAGCCGCTGAAAGCGTCGGAGCTCGCCGCCGTATTCGGTGTGAATGAAAAAACGATCAGAAGGTGGCTTTCCCAGCTCGAACAGAGCGGTTACATTGCTGTGACGCGGGCTCCTTACGGTTTGATTCTGTCTGTCAGACATTCGAAAAAATGGCTGGCCCGAAATGTCCGTTCACAGTCTGCGGAACGGACAAATGAGTCTAGTGATACCGGCAAACCTGTCCGATCTAATCAAGATGTTATACAGATGAAAACAAAACAAAAGCAAATTCAGGCGGTTGCTGAACGTTTCGCAGCTCTCAGGTCTTTGCAGGAAGGAAGGGATGTCCGGCCTGCACAGAGGGATTATGAAGCCATCGCCCGGATTGTCGCCCGCGGTGTCTCATTGCCGCAAACAATCAAATGGCTTGAACAATGCTTTCTCGAGTATGAAGAACGGAGAAAAAGCAAACAGGAAACGATCAAAGTCTTCAGCTACTGTGAAAAATATATCCTGGATCGACTGCAAGAGTCAGGCGCCGGGACAAGGTCAAGGAGGGAAAATAATGGGCAGACGCACGATCGACGATGTCATGAAAGAACTGAGAAAAAAAAGCCGTTCATTACAGGCGGCCAAACCGGACGAATTCGCCGGCAAACGGTTTGA
- a CDS encoding DUF3599 family protein yields MSYRHLLSDRCDIYHVKKEQAPETKYGVPAADLQPLRTYGETPDHVDVPCYFAEKNQSLVQKDPEQVIYHSYLVHFPRDADVRLHDQVVWNGTGYTLQKPRNIKDHHWEVLAVRDEKL; encoded by the coding sequence ATGAGCTACCGGCATTTATTGAGCGACCGCTGTGATATCTATCACGTCAAAAAAGAACAGGCGCCGGAAACGAAATACGGCGTTCCGGCGGCGGACCTTCAGCCGCTTCGCACATACGGAGAAACCCCTGATCACGTCGATGTTCCCTGCTATTTTGCAGAAAAAAATCAGTCGCTTGTGCAAAAGGATCCGGAACAGGTCATTTATCATTCTTATTTGGTGCATTTTCCGCGGGATGCGGATGTCCGTCTGCATGATCAAGTCGTCTGGAACGGTACCGGCTACACACTGCAAAAACCGCGAAACATCAAAGATCATCATTGGGAAGTGCTCGCAGTAAGGGATGAAAAACTATGA
- a CDS encoding terminase small subunit encodes MPRPRDPKRDEAFELFKKYEGNIANRAIADELGVSNQKISTWKSRDRWKEALNSGQKRKGKDAGLIHSEGLNERQRLFCIYYVKSFNATQAAVKAGYSPASAHVTGCRLLKNEKVAEEIRRIKKDMVGEIFVEAMDVLHVYVKIAFADITDYVTFGKKEVQAVGKAGPIFDEENNPVMKEVSFVDVKHSDFIDGSVVTEAKLGKEGIKIKLADKMKALDKLSQYFDLFPDSFKRKIEKEKLKLAKQKAEKDAEDGTVEVLITRKGDSV; translated from the coding sequence ATGCCAAGGCCAAGAGACCCGAAAAGAGACGAGGCATTCGAGCTTTTTAAAAAATATGAAGGAAACATTGCAAATCGGGCGATCGCTGATGAGCTTGGGGTTTCAAACCAAAAGATCAGCACCTGGAAAAGCCGCGACCGCTGGAAGGAAGCGTTAAACAGCGGACAGAAACGCAAGGGAAAAGATGCCGGCCTGATTCACAGTGAAGGGCTGAATGAGCGCCAGCGGCTGTTTTGCATTTACTATGTCAAAAGCTTCAACGCCACTCAAGCCGCCGTTAAAGCGGGATACTCGCCTGCGAGCGCTCATGTGACAGGCTGCCGTCTTCTTAAAAACGAAAAGGTTGCCGAAGAAATCAGGCGCATCAAAAAAGACATGGTGGGCGAGATTTTCGTCGAGGCGATGGATGTCCTTCACGTCTATGTAAAAATCGCGTTTGCAGATATAACGGATTATGTAACATTCGGCAAGAAAGAAGTGCAGGCTGTCGGAAAAGCAGGGCCGATCTTTGATGAAGAAAACAATCCCGTCATGAAAGAGGTCAGCTTTGTCGATGTCAAACACTCCGATTTCATCGACGGTTCAGTGGTCACAGAAGCGAAGCTCGGAAAAGAGGGAATCAAGATCAAGCTGGCCGACAAGATGAAGGCGCTGGACAAGCTGTCTCAATACTTTGACCTGTTCCCGGATTCGTTTAAACGGAAAATCGAAAAAGAAAAGCTGAAGCTTGCCAAACAAAAAGCGGAAAAAGACGCTGAAGACGGTACGGTTGAAGTGCTGATCACCCGAAAAGGTGATTCGGTTTGA
- the xre gene encoding HTH-type transcriptional regulator Xre — MLGGRLKTLRGKRTQEEVAKQIGVSRARYSHYENGRSEPDYETLKKLADYYKVTIDYLLTGAEKKEPLQDSLDDPDLQIAYRDMREFSPESRQQAIEFIQYLKEKEKKRQPEDKQTDK, encoded by the coding sequence ATGCTGGGCGGCAGACTGAAAACCTTAAGAGGAAAACGGACACAGGAAGAAGTTGCGAAACAGATTGGCGTATCACGAGCGCGCTATTCCCATTATGAAAACGGAAGAAGCGAGCCAGACTACGAAACATTGAAAAAACTGGCCGATTACTATAAAGTGACAATCGATTATTTGCTGACAGGTGCGGAAAAAAAGGAGCCGCTTCAAGACAGCCTTGATGACCCCGATCTTCAAATTGCCTATCGGGACATGCGGGAATTTTCCCCTGAAAGCAGACAGCAGGCGATTGAGTTCATTCAATATTTGAAGGAAAAAGAAAAAAAACGGCAGCCTGAAGACAAACAAACGGATAAATAA
- a CDS encoding phage portal protein yields MVRAKVMKSQYRGPVTKQIYEDQFSEIYGDDILAPPYNLKELKMIAEYSSILQQCIDAYKTNIAGFGLSAEYAFDFNGADVTPEQKAAAEADWSKLEEFCRHLHFDESAETVLGYMIEDREKTGNGFLEVLRNGAGQPAGIEYLDVKNMRVCGLTEPVEIEFAYLENGTVKKMKRQKKFRKYVQMIDGRKVYFKEYGDPRIMDMTTGEFNRKTPVEERANEAVHFKIGSGVYGVPRWIGNIVNLYGARKAEELNYMYFRQGRHVPAVITVENGMLSETSYRELQEYMNDLEGVENAHKFLLIEAEGISQEKDIHGTQDITPVKVEIKSLAEILQEDALFLEYDEKSRNKIRSSFRLPPLYTGDAHEYNRATADTARKITEEQVFEPERKILIGKLNTLFLRDLRIHHARLQLKGPDFRDPLEIAKVLGPFIQAGAVSANDLRDLAGRVLGKTLDEWPEEAYNRPAAGQAQTQGASEIASLLPELKAMIESFNNSPERR; encoded by the coding sequence ATGGTAAGAGCAAAGGTCATGAAATCCCAGTATCGGGGACCTGTGACAAAACAAATTTATGAAGATCAATTTTCGGAGATTTACGGCGATGACATTCTCGCGCCTCCATACAATCTCAAGGAGCTGAAAATGATCGCCGAATATTCTTCCATTCTCCAGCAATGTATTGATGCCTATAAGACAAATATTGCCGGATTCGGGCTTTCAGCCGAATACGCATTTGATTTTAACGGAGCGGATGTAACACCTGAGCAAAAAGCAGCGGCTGAAGCTGATTGGAGCAAGCTTGAGGAATTTTGCCGCCATCTTCATTTCGATGAATCGGCTGAAACGGTGTTGGGCTATATGATAGAAGACCGGGAAAAAACGGGGAACGGCTTTTTGGAAGTGTTAAGGAACGGCGCGGGGCAGCCGGCGGGAATTGAGTATCTTGATGTGAAAAACATGCGCGTCTGCGGATTGACAGAGCCGGTCGAGATCGAGTTTGCCTATTTAGAAAACGGAACCGTGAAAAAAATGAAAAGGCAGAAAAAATTCCGCAAATATGTTCAGATGATCGACGGAAGAAAGGTGTACTTCAAAGAGTACGGCGACCCGCGCATCATGGATATGACAACAGGCGAATTTAACCGGAAGACGCCTGTTGAAGAAAGGGCGAATGAAGCGGTTCATTTTAAAATCGGCAGCGGTGTTTACGGTGTTCCCCGATGGATCGGAAATATCGTCAATCTCTACGGCGCGAGGAAGGCGGAAGAACTGAACTACATGTATTTCAGACAGGGGCGGCATGTGCCGGCTGTGATCACGGTCGAAAACGGCATGCTTTCAGAGACTTCCTACAGAGAGCTGCAGGAATATATGAATGATTTGGAAGGTGTCGAAAATGCGCATAAGTTTCTTTTGATCGAAGCGGAAGGCATTTCTCAAGAAAAAGATATCCACGGGACGCAAGATATTACCCCGGTGAAAGTGGAGATCAAATCGCTGGCTGAAATCTTGCAGGAAGATGCGCTGTTTCTTGAATATGACGAAAAAAGCCGCAATAAAATCCGTTCATCCTTCAGGCTTCCGCCGCTTTACACTGGAGACGCCCATGAATATAACAGGGCAACGGCTGATACAGCGCGCAAAATAACCGAGGAACAGGTTTTTGAGCCGGAGCGGAAAATCCTGATCGGCAAGCTGAATACGCTGTTTCTGCGCGACTTGCGGATTCATCATGCCCGGCTGCAGTTAAAAGGACCAGACTTTCGCGACCCGCTGGAGATCGCAAAAGTGCTTGGTCCTTTTATTCAGGCGGGAGCGGTTTCCGCGAACGATCTGCGGGATTTGGCGGGAAGGGTGCTCGGCAAAACGCTTGACGAATGGCCTGAAGAAGCTTACAACCGTCCGGCAGCCGGACAGGCCCAGACTCAGGGAGCTTCTGAAATCGCAAGCCTCCTGCCCGAATTAAAAGCGATGATCGAGTCGTTCAACAACAGCCCTGAAAGGAGGTGA
- a CDS encoding helix-turn-helix transcriptional regulator, which translates to MRKRLMEERLRRRWTRKQVAERLGISEVYVRKIENGARNPGRETMLKFEKLYAVSDRELFPDLFQVILDTKCI; encoded by the coding sequence TTGCGAAAACGTTTAATGGAAGAACGCTTAAGGCGGAGATGGACTCGGAAGCAAGTGGCCGAACGATTGGGAATATCTGAGGTCTATGTTCGCAAAATCGAAAATGGGGCACGAAATCCGGGCAGAGAAACGATGCTGAAGTTTGAAAAACTCTATGCTGTTTCGGATCGTGAGCTTTTTCCCGATCTTTTTCAGGTTATTCTTGATACGAAATGTATCTAA
- a CDS encoding HK97 gp10 family phage protein: protein MKITGLKQLSEALDEAASGGFQKQAAAWLEQAGLDFLELISREIIQAESVDTGRLLRSFRRGAEENIWIVESGGLSLELGTELEYASFVNDGHWTGAKDGIRWIPGRWQGGRFFYDPGSTAGMALKRKWVEGTGYWEHAFSIFARLFEERLSERLETWLDSL from the coding sequence ATGAAAATCACAGGCTTGAAACAGCTGTCAGAAGCGCTTGACGAAGCGGCAAGCGGAGGCTTTCAGAAACAGGCGGCCGCCTGGCTGGAACAGGCCGGACTCGATTTTTTAGAGCTCATCAGCCGGGAAATCATTCAGGCGGAATCTGTTGATACCGGCCGGCTGCTGCGCTCATTCCGGCGGGGAGCCGAGGAAAATATTTGGATAGTAGAAAGCGGCGGGCTGTCGCTTGAACTAGGCACTGAATTGGAGTATGCCTCATTTGTAAATGACGGCCATTGGACAGGAGCAAAGGACGGAATCAGGTGGATTCCCGGAAGGTGGCAGGGCGGCCGCTTTTTCTATGATCCCGGATCAACGGCCGGTATGGCCTTGAAACGCAAATGGGTGGAAGGGACAGGCTATTGGGAGCACGCGTTTTCGATATTTGCGCGTTTATTTGAAGAACGCCTGTCTGAAAGGCTGGAAACTTGGCTCGATTCCTTGTAA
- a CDS encoding sigma-70 family RNA polymerase sigma factor, translating to MEDLLFQYKRTLKATKKLYQPLQDEHELTAEQLKDKKLIRNMITDLEYVIAWLENGREPGIRRAIDRRDSYKRMLIKDPQIIDTFSERMTFQPAQELSPFDKARIEAALSVLTAREKEIFILHKVERFSYERIAAMLGIKKSTVQTNVKRAQTKMAKRIEQPLDDLA from the coding sequence ATGGAAGATTTACTTTTTCAATATAAAAGAACATTGAAGGCGACAAAAAAATTGTATCAGCCATTACAAGATGAACATGAATTGACGGCTGAACAGCTGAAAGATAAGAAGCTGATCAGAAACATGATCACGGATTTGGAGTATGTGATCGCCTGGCTTGAGAACGGCAGAGAGCCTGGGATCAGACGGGCCATTGACAGGCGGGATTCTTATAAACGAATGCTGATCAAGGACCCGCAAATCATCGATACTTTTTCAGAACGGATGACATTCCAGCCGGCTCAGGAGCTTTCACCGTTTGACAAAGCCCGGATTGAAGCGGCTCTTTCCGTTCTGACGGCAAGGGAAAAGGAAATCTTCATCTTACATAAAGTAGAGCGATTTTCCTATGAGCGGATTGCCGCGATGCTCGGCATCAAAAAGTCAACCGTGCAAACCAATGTGAAACGGGCGCAAACAAAAATGGCAAAGCGAATTGAACAACCGCTGGATGATTTGGCATAA
- a CDS encoding PBSX family phage terminase large subunit, translating into MIRKEINPHFEDYVFNWEQTFQFLVGGYGSSKSYHTALKIMLKLLQEKRTALVVREVFETHRDSTFSLCSTIIEELGAQKAVQAVSSPMHIRFANGSRIIFKGMDNPSKLKSINNISLIWIEECSEVKYEGFKELIGRLRHPFLKLHMILTTNPVSKGSWTYRHFFKDELKKRFILDDEALYKKRIVTVGDTYYHHSTAEDNLFLPKSYIRQLDDMKEYDPDLYRIARKGRFGVNGTRVLPQFEVMKHETVMKQIDRISNPLKRTGMDFGFEESYNAVIRAVIDPEQKYLYIYWEYYKNKLTDDMTAKDLDELRGTQELIKADPAEPKSIQYFRQNGFNMIGARKFQGSRLQYTKKIKRFKKIFCSDRCIHTIYELQPLTYAADKDGHLKEDRFTIDPHTLSALWYALDDYEVTDLKAEPDVKQRPNRKRR; encoded by the coding sequence TTGATCAGGAAGGAAATCAATCCCCATTTTGAAGATTATGTATTCAACTGGGAGCAGACCTTTCAGTTCCTTGTCGGCGGCTACGGTTCATCAAAAAGCTATCACACCGCATTAAAAATCATGTTAAAGCTCTTGCAGGAAAAGCGAACCGCGTTGGTTGTGCGAGAGGTGTTTGAAACACACCGCGATTCCACCTTTTCATTATGTTCAACGATTATTGAGGAGCTGGGGGCGCAAAAAGCGGTACAAGCGGTTTCTTCACCGATGCACATCAGGTTTGCCAATGGGAGCCGGATCATTTTTAAAGGCATGGACAATCCGTCTAAATTGAAATCGATCAATAATATATCGCTGATCTGGATTGAGGAATGTTCGGAAGTGAAGTATGAAGGCTTTAAAGAACTGATCGGCCGGCTGCGCCACCCTTTTTTGAAGCTCCATATGATCTTGACGACAAACCCTGTCAGCAAAGGCAGCTGGACGTACAGACACTTTTTTAAAGATGAGCTGAAGAAACGGTTTATTTTGGACGACGAAGCCTTATATAAAAAGCGGATTGTCACCGTGGGTGATACGTATTACCACCATTCCACGGCAGAGGACAATTTGTTTCTGCCGAAAAGCTACATCAGGCAGCTTGACGATATGAAGGAATATGATCCGGATCTTTACCGGATTGCCCGGAAAGGCCGCTTTGGAGTGAACGGCACAAGGGTTTTGCCGCAGTTTGAAGTGATGAAGCATGAAACGGTCATGAAACAAATCGACCGCATTTCAAATCCTTTAAAGCGAACCGGAATGGACTTTGGGTTTGAAGAATCCTACAATGCCGTCATTCGTGCGGTGATCGATCCCGAGCAAAAATACCTTTATATTTACTGGGAGTATTACAAAAACAAGCTGACAGACGATATGACGGCGAAGGACCTTGATGAGCTCCGCGGCACACAGGAGCTCATTAAAGCCGATCCGGCCGAGCCGAAAAGCATCCAGTATTTCAGGCAAAACGGTTTTAATATGATAGGCGCCCGCAAATTCCAGGGGTCCCGCCTCCAATATACGAAAAAAATCAAACGGTTTAAAAAAATCTTTTGCTCCGACCGCTGCATCCATACGATCTATGAATTACAGCCCCTGACCTATGCCGCGGATAAAGACGGACACCTGAAAGAGGACCGGTTCACGATTGACCCGCACACTCTTTCCGCTTTATGGTACGCGCTCGATGACTATGAAGTCACAGATTTAAAAGCGGAACCGGATGTGAAACAACGTCCGAACAGGAAAAGGAGGTAA